Proteins encoded within one genomic window of Setaria italica strain Yugu1 chromosome IV, Setaria_italica_v2.0, whole genome shotgun sequence:
- the LOC101776076 gene encoding chaperone protein dnaJ 8, chloroplastic has protein sequence MAVAGGVRVASSVEVWGRRRSSSTSTSSAARRGAAAATVRCSCVGEAGPAAGGLAEEHYRTLRLRPGATRGEVKKAFRRLALMYHPDVCKESDGGGGRDACGVQFQRISVAYQMLMSNMREAEERLEYWRLKYGLTDQDLDRYRSYLNEDDDDWFDV, from the exons atgGCCGTTGCAGGGGGCGTGCGCGTGGCGTCGTCGGTGGAGGtgtgggggcggcggaggagcagcagcaccagcaccagcagcgcggcgaggcgcggcgccgcggcggcgaccgtcAGGTGCAGCTGCGTCGGCGAGGCGGGGCCGGCCGCTGGGGGCCTGGCGGAGGAGCACTACCGGACGCTGCGGCTGCGGCCGGGGGCCACCCGCGGCGAGGTCAAGAAGGCCTTCCGCCGCCTCGCGCTCATG TACCACCCGGACGTCTGCAAggagagcgacggcggcggcggccgcgacgccTGCGGCGTCCAGTTCCAGCGGATCAGCGTGGCGTACCAG ATGCTGATGAGCAACATGAGGGAGGCCGAGGAGCGGCTCGAGTACTGGCGGCTCAAGTACGGCCTCACCGACCAGGATCTCGACAGGTACAGGAGCTACCTcaacgaggacgacgacgactggTTCGACGTGTGA